The nucleotide window CCGGTGCTGGTGCGACTATCGCAGCGTTCTTAAGTTACGGTATGGAACGTAGCCTTGCGCCAAAAGACAAACAGAAAGAGTTTGGTAAAGGCAGTATTCGTGGTCTTGTTGCTCCTGAATCTGCAAACAACGCAGCTTCGAGTGGTTCATTCGTTCCGCTACTGACGCTTGGGATTCCCGGCTCTGGTACTACCGCAATCATGCTTGGCGCCCTAATCGCATACGGTATTCAGCCGGGCCCTCGCTTGTTTGTTGAACACCCAGATGTATTTTGGTCAGTAATTATCTCGATGTACTTTGGTAACATCGTACTGGTTATCTTGAATCTGCCTTTAATCCCTTACATCTCTAAACTGCTCGCGGTACCAAGAACGGTACTACTGCCAATGATTATCTTCTTCTCAATCACAGGCGTGTACTTGGTGTCTTTCAACACGATGGATGTTTTTGTAATGCTCATTGTTGCGATGGTTGCGATTGCGCTGAGGTTAGCTAACTTCCCACTTGCCCCATTACTCCTAGGTTTTATCCTTGGTGGATTAATGGAAGAGAATCTACGACGTGCATTGATGATCAGCGATGGCGAGCTGAGCTTCCTATGGGAACGACCAATCACGATGACGTTCACTATTCTGGCTGTGCTGGTACTATCTAGCCCAATCTTAGTAAAACTATTTAGAAGCTTTAAATCGAAGCCAGTAGAAGTGTAAAACTCTACCAATTCAACGAAACCTCAACGAAAGGAGCCATTGGCTCCTTTTTTCAATTAGGTGCTCAATTTGAACCAAAGGTTAAAGATGGTAGCAAGCTCACAAACCTACCTTTACAACACACATGACACTGATATTCGTAACGAAATCAAGTAAGGTAAACGGTCATTTAACGCATTGGATTCAAAACTATGGATTGGTTGATTCTATTCTTATCGGGAGTGATTGGCGGTGTGCTCAACTCAATTGCGGGTGGCGGTAGCTTCATCACCTTCCCTGCGCTTTTGTTCGCTGGAGTTCCACCAATTGCAGCCAACGCGACCAATACCTTTGCTTCATGCGCTGGCTACATTAGCGGAGCCTACGCGCTACGCCACGAAATTCAATCTGGTACTAAGCAGCTAAAACTGACCATTGGTTTGTGTGTCATTGGCGGCGGCATTGGTGCATTTTTACTGCTGCACACACCAGAAGCCCTATTCACTCAATCCGTACCTTGGTTACTGCTATTTGCCGCTTTGCTTTTCACGTTTGGTGGCACACTCAATAAATGGCTTAAGCAAGCAACAGCAAAACATAAGCACGCCACCAGCGCAGGAGTATTCTTTTCTGCTTTATTGCTTTTGGTCGTGTGTATCTATGGTGGTTACTTTAACGCAGGTTTGGGGATAGTAACGTTGAGTTACTTAGCTCTGGCTGGTTACACCAACATCAACGTAATGAA belongs to Vibrio splendidus and includes:
- a CDS encoding sulfite exporter TauE/SafE family protein, translated to MDWLILFLSGVIGGVLNSIAGGGSFITFPALLFAGVPPIAANATNTFASCAGYISGAYALRHEIQSGTKQLKLTIGLCVIGGGIGAFLLLHTPEALFTQSVPWLLLFAALLFTFGGTLNKWLKQATAKHKHATSAGVFFSALLLLVVCIYGGYFNAGLGIVTLSYLALAGYTNINVMNGIKLLVSACASLAAIVFFVVNGSIDWPSGMAVLFGTLVGGYYSAKISRRIPQQYVRTTVIIASFLITAYFFYAN